The Xenopus laevis strain J_2021 chromosome 5L, Xenopus_laevis_v10.1, whole genome shotgun sequence genome has a segment encoding these proteins:
- the LOC121393943 gene encoding probable G-protein coupled receptor 148, which yields MNFSELECSLIRIVNASFMLQRETNFNHTLNMDKPTQYMLQEWIMYPSCSGMKMFLIPTVICFLAALISTPLVLLAICSNFSIRQETRFLLMGNTLVCDILYLLFYTTITICNTLNLKTPKHICVLFLFLLAVTYCGGVLTAAAMVVDTYMAVLWPLHYVSLLPATRTKKLIMLLWLCSFLSSGIAFLTLYFTQKQLPCPLEMCSLPVILLVALHGDDALKLCYILFIGIFLLCLSLILGCYIFLCYKTRETGIWKSVSSRASVTFLMHFTLLFFYFNPLILLLTDALLYMSQVIGLRTGLWVTLTICNVLIVLPKAVSPCLYGLRYRQIYNSLKLFLNLKKHRGVAPVR from the coding sequence ATGAACTTTTCAGAACTGGAATGCAGCCTAATAAGAATAGTCAACGCTTCCTTCATGCTCCAGAGAGAGACAAACTTCAACCATACGCTGAATATGGATAAACCCACCCAGTACATGCTGCAGGAATGGATCATGTACCCATCATGTTCTGGGATGAAAATGTTCCTAATACCAACAGTTATCTGCTTCCTTGCTGCTTTGATTTCTACGCCTCTTGTGTTATTGGCTATTTGCTCCAATTTCAGCATACGTCAGGAGACAAGGTTTTTGCTCATGGGAAACACCCTGGTTTGTGATATACTTTACCTCCTTTTCTACACAACTATTACTATTTGTAACACACTGAATCTAAAGACCCCCAAGCACATCTGTGTGCTGTTTCTCTTTCTGTTGGCTGTCACATACTGTGGAGGGGTGCTCACCGCAGCTGCAATGGTTGTAGACACCTATATGGCTGTCCTCTGGCCTTTACATTATGTATCCCTGCTGCCTGCCACGAGAACTAAGAAACTCATAATGCTCCTATGGTTGTGTTCTTTCCTATCCTCTGGGATAGCATTTTTGACCCTGTACTTTACTCAGAAGCAACTTCCATGTCCTCTTGAGATGTGCTCTCTGCCTGTTATCCTTCTGGTCGCGTTGCATGGCGACGATGCTCTCAAGTTGTGCTACATCCTTTTCATCGGCATCTTCCTGCTGTGCTTGTCGCTGATACTCGGCTGTTATATATTCCTGTGTTATAAGACAAGAGAAACTGGGATATGGAAAAGTGTATCCTCCAGGGCAAGTGTCACATTCTTAATGCACTTTACCCTGCTTTTCTTTTACTTCAACCCACTGATACTTCTCCTGACGGATGCGCTTTTATATATGAGCCAGGTCATAGGTCTTCGAACGGGATTGTGGGTAACTCTGACAATCTGCAACGTCTTAATAGTTCTGCCAAAAGCTGTGTCCCCTTGTCTTTATGGGCTGCGATACAGACAAATATATAACTCACTCAAACTCTTTTTAAACCTTAAAAAGCACAGAGGTGTTGCGCCTGTGAGGTAA